The Eretmochelys imbricata isolate rEreImb1 chromosome 19, rEreImb1.hap1, whole genome shotgun sequence genome contains a region encoding:
- the AZIN2 gene encoding antizyme inhibitor 2, with protein MSGYLDESDFMMVEEGFTTRDLLENLLMEVSQTSDKGAFFVADLGDVVKKHLHFLKALPHVKPFYAVKCNSSKGVVRTLSELGAGFDCASKTEIALVQSIGVPPDKIIYTNPCKQISQIKYAASHGVQLMAFDNEVELGKVARSHPHARMVLCIATDNPRSSACLSVKFGATLKSCRHLLETAKEMNVEIVGISFHVGSDCPDLQAFSRSIADARLVFEMGAELGYKMHLLDIGGGFPGTENSKVRFEEMAATINSALDLYFPEGCGVEIIAKPGRYYVASAFTLAVNVVDKRAVPLDPSGSDDEESGSKKSILYYINDGIYGSFSCIFFNHTCPSPILHKKHGPDHPLFSSSLWGPSCDGPDCIADGLELPELQVGDWLTFENMGAYTIAASSSFNGHRQPQINYAMSREAVRLLQGKLPQPEEEDRESLCAPLSCGWEITDTLCITPVFTPARIT; from the exons ATGAGTGGGTACTTGGACGAATCAGACTTTATGATGGTGGAGGAGGGCTTCACCACCAGAGACCTCCTTGAAAATCTCCTCATGGAGGTCTCCCAGACG AGCGACAAAGGGGCCTTTTTTGTGGCAGACCTGGGGGACGTAGTGAAGAAACACCTGCACTTCCTGAAGGCTTTGCCCCACGTCAAACCTTTCTACGCTGTTAAGTGCAACAGCAGCAAAGGAGTGGTGCGGACACTGTCTGAGCTGGGGGCAGGATTTGACTGTGCTAGCAAG ACGGAGATTGCATTAGTTCAGAGCATTGGGGTCCCACCTGACAAGATTATCTACACTAACCCCTGCAAACAGATCTCGCAGATCAAATACGCAGCCAGCCACGGGGTGCAGCTGATGGCCTTCGACAATGAAGTAGAGCTCGGGAAAGTGGCAAGGAGCCATCCACATGCCAG GATGGTTCTGTGCATCGCCACCGACAACCCCAGATCCTCTGCCTGTCTGAGCGTGAAATTTGGTGCCACCCTCAAGTCCTGCAGACACCTACTAGAAACTGCAAAGGAGATGAATGTGGAGATTGTTGGCATCAG TTTTCATGTTGGCAGTGACTGCCCCGACCTGCAAGCCTTCTCTCGGTCCATAGCAGATGCTCGGCTGGTGTTTGAAATGGGTGCAGAGCTGGGCTACAAGATGCACTTATTAGACATTGGAGGTGGATTCCCTGGCACTGAAAATTCTAAAGTCCGGTTTGAAGAG ATGGCAGCCACGATCAACTCTGCCTTGGATTTGTATTTCCCAGAAGGCTGTGGGGTGGAGATCATCGCCAAACCAGGACGATACTATGTAGCTTCTGCCTTTACCTTGGCTGTCAATGTTGTTGACAAGCGGGCGGTTCCCTTGGATCCGTCTGGCTCAGACG ATGAAGAGTCTGGCAGCAAGAAGAGCATCCTGTATTACATTAACGATGGCATCTATGGATCCTTCAGCTGCATTTTCTTCAATcacacctgccccagccccatcctgcacAAG aAACACGGCCCAGATCATCCCTTGTTCAGCAGCAGCCTCTGGGGTCCTTCTTGTGATGGGCCGGACTGCATTGCAGATGGCTTGGAGCTACCAGAACTGCAAGTTGGTGACTGGCTGACGTTTGAGAACATGGGTGCCTACACCATAGCAGCCTCGTCCTCTTTTAATGGACACCGGCAGCCACAGATCAACTACGCCATGTCCCG GGAAGCTGTCCGGCTGCTACAGGGGAAGCTGCCACAACCAGAAGAAGAGGATAGAGAGAGCCTGTGTGCTCCTCTCTCCTGTGGCTGGGAAATCACAGATACCTTGTGCATTACCCCTGTCTTCACTCCAGCTAGAATCACATGA
- the NDUFS5 gene encoding NADH dehydrogenase [ubiquinone] iron-sulfur protein 5: protein MPFWNLQDQLGINVDKWMLHQSSEQPYKRAALCHAFEKEWIECASDIGQIRARKECRPEYEDFQECINRHKTIMRLKTIVAQKKQLIKEGKYTPPEHHSGKPEARP from the exons ATGCCATTTTGGAATCTGCAAGATCAGCTGGGAATCAATGTGGACAAATGGATGCTGCATCAAAGCTCAGAGCAGCCCTACAAACGGGCAGCTCTGTGCCATGCCTTTGAGAAGGAATGGATTGAGTGTGCCAGTGACATTGGGCAGATTCGTGCACGCAAGGAATGCAGACCAGAATATGAAGACTTCCAAGAATGTATTAATAGGCACAAAACG ATAATGCGTTTGAAGACAATTGTGGCGCAGAAGAAGCAGCTGATAAAGGAAGGGAAATACACGCCACCTGAGCACCACAGTGGCAAACCGGAGGCCAGGCCTTGA